AACCTTTTCCTTGTAAGGGGGATAAGGTTTGATTTTCTAAATAGTGAAATAAGCGTTCAATTGACCATGGGGGTTCTTGAGAAAGGGTGGTTAAAACTGGGGCGTGTAAGCTGATAATTTTTTGCTGATATAAGCTCCACTGTAATGCGGTAATATCAGAAAAGCCTAATAACCACTTCGGCGGTAATGCTCGCTCCCATGACCAATTTTCTAGCAAGCGCATACTACCATAGCCACCGCGACTACAGACAATTGCTTGATAGTCTGGATTTGTCCAAGCCTCGGATAACGCCTGACGACGTTGCTCATCTGTTCCTGCCAGATAGCCCTGTTGTTCGTAGGGAGAAATGAGTTTGATCTGGTAAGCGCGATCGCGCCATATTTTTAATCCTTTTTCAAAAGTCTCCTTATCCCGTAACGCACCACTGGGGGAAATTACCGCAATAGTATCTCCTGATTTAAGCGGTTTTGGACGAAGAAAGCTAGTATTCACAAGGTTTAATCAACTTGTTGGACATTTCCCGCTTTTACCCAAGCCTCTTGACCCGTATCAGGTACGTAAACTCGTTGCCAATCGCCCTGCCTTTCAATAACCACTAATTTATCATCGTACTGCACACCGCCAACTCTTGATGACCCCTCGGCTGGCTCATCTCGTAAACTTAAGCCATCTGACCAAGTTACTCGCGCTTCAAAGGCTTGTTCCCCAAACCGATCCTGAATCGTTTCCGGCTCTGGTTCTGGTTCTGGCTCTGGTTCAGGCTCAACGGCTGTCTCTTCTTCTACTTCTGAAGGTTCTTCAGACTCTTCCTCTTGCTCATAAACAGGCATCGGAGGGTTTTGTGCAAGTTGATTGAAAAAGAAGTAAGCTGTGGCAGCTCCAGCGCCGGTTAAAACTAGCACACCAACCAAAAAGCCTAAGATAAATTGTATAAAACCAGAAAAACTCATAGGTAAAATAAAGATTTACAGACTAAGGGCATTATCACGGGAGGCTTTACGAGCTTTGCCAGCACTGACCCATTCT
This window of the Euhalothece natronophila Z-M001 genome carries:
- a CDS encoding S66 peptidase family protein — translated: MNTSFLRPKPLKSGDTIAVISPSGALRDKETFEKGLKIWRDRAYQIKLISPYEQQGYLAGTDEQRRQALSEAWTNPDYQAIVCSRGGYGSMRLLENWSWERALPPKWLLGFSDITALQWSLYQQKIISLHAPVLTTLSQEPPWSIERLFHYLENQTLSPLQGKGWGGGIATGRLLPANLTVATHLLGTSLQPSLEGVILALEDVAESPYRIDRMLTQWRLSGLLHKVAGIALGRFSRCEAPTGTVSGSVEEVLRDRAQDLNCPIVSQLPFGHDGINAALPVGEIVTLDGNQGELQFLE
- a CDS encoding SH3 domain-containing protein, which translates into the protein MSFSGFIQFILGFLVGVLVLTGAGAATAYFFFNQLAQNPPMPVYEQEEESEEPSEVEEETAVEPEPEPEPEPEPETIQDRFGEQAFEARVTWSDGLSLRDEPAEGSSRVGGVQYDDKLVVIERQGDWQRVYVPDTGQEAWVKAGNVQQVD